In a genomic window of Williamwhitmania sp.:
- a CDS encoding peptidylprolyl isomerase, translated as MLKKFVALSMFTFCLIGIASSQPLDKVALTINGKPITLAEFNYLFSKNRDVKASVDSAQVADYVNLFVNYKLKVEDALAQKLDTASSFKVELACYRKQLAAPYLTDTTVDQEVLHEAYNHMLFDVRASHILIPLKADATPADTLAAYTKAMEVRKLVLENRPFDSLAVAYSGDPSAKHNGGDLGFFTAFRMVYPFEDAAYKLKVGEVSPPVRTRFGYHIIKVTDRRPARGEVRVAHIMVMVPKGATAHEWSSARAKIDDIRDSVMYGADFAKMASTYSDDKGTAKNGGEIAPFGIGRVIPPFEDAAFALTYVGEVSQPVQTPYGWHIIKLLEKYPTPSFDEVRQKIKEGISRDERSAAGREAFVEQLKKDYSYKADLKNALAVINLIDSSFATKTWSAQVAKRMSKPVFSFSKKKFTQYQLAQYLSGHEGSMPTNRTSFANEMVNAMANDSLLAYESSKLESKYPHFRFLMKEYHDGILLFDISTRLVWNKASDDTVGLRQFYLENKTNYIQPLVEHAAIAVYSDSTLAYGAKHVVDSIGFAHIVVDSLKKSFGKALKPVNFASGWYRPADHVLLSKLPVGQGVFVVCKKNASPALVVIDGVKQNYLPDLNEVKGMVTSDYQEKLDKEWVKQLRAKYPVLINWAVLKTLIKK; from the coding sequence ATGCTGAAAAAATTTGTTGCCCTTTCAATGTTCACCTTCTGCCTGATTGGCATCGCCAGTTCACAGCCGTTAGATAAGGTGGCATTAACCATTAATGGAAAGCCAATCACCTTGGCCGAGTTTAACTACCTGTTCAGCAAAAACAGGGATGTCAAGGCATCGGTTGATAGTGCACAGGTTGCCGATTATGTCAACCTTTTTGTGAACTACAAGTTGAAGGTTGAAGACGCTTTGGCCCAGAAGCTCGACACAGCCTCCTCATTTAAAGTTGAACTTGCCTGTTACCGCAAGCAGCTGGCGGCTCCATATCTTACCGATACTACTGTTGATCAGGAGGTGCTGCATGAAGCATACAACCACATGCTTTTCGACGTTAGGGCGTCGCACATCCTCATTCCGCTAAAGGCCGATGCTACCCCCGCCGATACGCTTGCTGCCTACACAAAGGCAATGGAGGTTAGGAAGCTTGTTCTAGAGAATCGTCCTTTCGATTCTTTAGCAGTGGCATACTCCGGCGATCCTTCCGCCAAGCATAACGGCGGCGACCTTGGATTTTTTACAGCATTTAGAATGGTCTATCCTTTCGAGGATGCAGCCTACAAACTTAAGGTGGGTGAAGTCTCCCCGCCAGTTCGTACTCGTTTTGGATACCATATTATAAAGGTTACCGATAGGCGTCCGGCCAGAGGTGAGGTTAGGGTGGCGCACATTATGGTGATGGTTCCCAAGGGTGCTACTGCTCATGAGTGGAGCAGTGCACGTGCTAAGATCGACGACATTCGCGATTCGGTGATGTATGGTGCCGACTTTGCCAAGATGGCCTCTACATACTCCGACGATAAGGGTACTGCTAAAAATGGTGGCGAGATTGCTCCATTTGGCATTGGACGCGTTATCCCTCCTTTTGAAGATGCTGCGTTTGCTTTGACATACGTGGGCGAGGTTAGCCAGCCTGTACAAACGCCCTACGGTTGGCATATCATCAAGCTGCTGGAGAAATATCCCACACCCTCCTTCGATGAGGTTCGACAGAAAATAAAGGAAGGCATCAGCCGCGACGAGCGCAGCGCTGCGGGGAGAGAGGCTTTTGTTGAGCAATTGAAAAAAGATTATAGCTACAAAGCTGACCTTAAGAACGCGTTGGCGGTTATTAACCTAATTGACTCCTCTTTTGCCACTAAAACTTGGAGCGCTCAGGTTGCAAAACGTATGTCCAAACCAGTATTCTCCTTCAGCAAGAAAAAGTTTACCCAATACCAGTTGGCACAATACCTGTCGGGTCATGAGGGGAGTATGCCAACGAATAGGACCTCCTTTGCAAATGAAATGGTAAATGCTATGGCCAACGATAGCCTGCTTGCCTATGAATCATCGAAGCTTGAGAGTAAATACCCGCATTTTCGTTTTCTCATGAAAGAATACCACGATGGCATTTTACTCTTCGATATTTCTACCCGCTTGGTTTGGAATAAGGCTTCTGACGATACCGTAGGCTTACGTCAATTCTATCTCGAGAACAAGACAAATTACATTCAACCTTTGGTGGAACATGCTGCCATTGCGGTGTATTCCGATTCTACCTTAGCTTATGGGGCTAAGCATGTTGTGGATTCAATTGGTTTCGCTCATATTGTTGTCGATTCGTTAAAAAAATCCTTTGGTAAGGCTCTCAAGCCGGTGAATTTTGCCAGCGGCTGGTATCGTCCTGCTGATCATGTTTTATTGTCGAAGCTGCCGGTTGGGCAAGGAGTTTTTGTTGTATGTAAGAAAAATGCATCTCCGGCACTTGTGGTTATCGATGGTGTGAAGCAGAATTACCTACCTGACCTAAATGAAGTTAAGGGTATGGTTACCTCCGATTATCAGGAAAAACTTGATAAGGAGTGGGTTAAGCAGCTAAGGGCAAAATATCCAGTCCTAATTAATTGGGCTGTTTTGAAAACCCTCATAAAGAAATAG
- a CDS encoding peptidylprolyl isomerase encodes MMNRVTKLFVGFSAIALVSFSPKAFSQKVIVDQVVAVVGSDAILASDVEQEILQMRAEGIPVNDNTRCEVLENLMTQKILLNQSRIDSVFPSESQVESQLEQRLSYFSNQLGSQKAIEDYFKKSIYEIKADLKESLRDQIQTQQMQAKITDKVTITPSEVKAFYKSMPVDSLPMINLQYEIEQIVKYPSEASQAKFEVKQKLLALRQRILNGEKFATLAILYSEDPGSAKRGGELGFRSRGELVKPFADVAFNLKVGQVSQIVETEYGYHIIQLIEKKGDKVNVRHILMKPTFSPDDEIKVQQNLDSIATAIRQDSITFENAARKYSDDKNTNLNGGIMVNPQTGSFRFEKDQLMPADYFAIKELKEGEVSNAFESRDELANMVYKIVTVKKIIPAHRANIKDDYDVIQAIALRKRQHEFFLNWLSQKKKTMFIRIDPQFAKCNFRQEGWVK; translated from the coding sequence ATGATGAATAGAGTTACAAAGTTGTTTGTAGGATTTAGCGCCATTGCGTTAGTCTCCTTTTCGCCAAAAGCCTTTTCGCAAAAGGTAATCGTTGACCAAGTAGTAGCCGTTGTAGGGTCAGACGCCATTCTTGCTTCCGATGTTGAACAGGAGATACTTCAAATGCGTGCCGAGGGTATCCCCGTGAACGATAATACTCGTTGTGAGGTTTTGGAAAATCTGATGACGCAAAAAATACTTCTCAACCAATCCAGAATCGACTCTGTTTTTCCAAGCGAATCGCAGGTAGAGTCACAGCTAGAGCAACGTCTTAGCTATTTCTCCAATCAGCTGGGGTCTCAAAAGGCGATTGAAGATTACTTCAAGAAATCGATTTACGAGATTAAGGCGGACTTGAAGGAGAGCCTACGGGATCAAATTCAAACGCAGCAAATGCAGGCTAAAATTACGGATAAGGTTACTATTACACCGTCTGAGGTGAAGGCTTTTTATAAGTCGATGCCCGTGGATAGCTTGCCAATGATAAACCTCCAGTATGAGATTGAGCAGATTGTAAAATATCCATCCGAGGCCTCCCAGGCTAAGTTTGAGGTGAAGCAGAAGCTGCTTGCGCTGCGTCAGCGTATTTTAAATGGTGAAAAATTTGCAACTCTCGCCATTTTATATTCCGAAGACCCGGGATCTGCCAAAAGAGGTGGAGAATTGGGCTTTCGATCGAGAGGCGAATTGGTTAAGCCCTTTGCCGATGTAGCGTTTAACCTGAAGGTAGGTCAGGTTTCACAGATTGTGGAGACAGAGTATGGCTATCACATCATACAGCTCATTGAAAAGAAGGGTGACAAGGTAAATGTTCGTCATATTCTCATGAAACCCACTTTCTCCCCAGACGATGAGATTAAGGTTCAGCAAAACCTTGACAGTATTGCAACCGCCATTCGCCAGGATAGCATTACCTTTGAAAATGCAGCTCGCAAGTATTCGGACGATAAGAACACAAACCTCAACGGAGGCATCATGGTAAATCCGCAAACCGGTTCCTTCCGGTTTGAGAAGGATCAGCTAATGCCAGCTGACTACTTCGCCATTAAGGAGTTGAAGGAGGGAGAGGTTTCAAACGCCTTTGAGTCGAGGGACGAATTGGCCAACATGGTATACAAGATTGTTACCGTAAAGAAAATTATACCAGCCCATCGTGCAAACATCAAGGATGACTACGATGTGATTCAAGCAATTGCTCTGCGTAAGCGCCAGCATGAGTTTTTTCTTAACTGGCTCAGTCAGAAGAAGAAAACCATGTTTATTCGCATAGATCCACAGTTTGCTAAATGTAACTTCCGTCAGGAAGGCTGGGTAAAATAA
- a CDS encoding OstA-like protein — protein MRFSILRLTAFLVFSILALPLFSQGDNVLSIEHADNAFGMKGANGESVQKLIGHVRIRHMGTLMLCDSAYKYSTGMLIAFHNIKIIRDAVTLYGDRLTYDGNQKQGVVTGKEVRMVDDSTVLVTTAINFNTQYNWAQYSTGGTITSPDGNLVSQYGSYFKDDKKAVFKGKVVIVSGDRVIKTDSIMYLTDSKTVVFIAPAVVTTPKEQLTFNRGRYNRVTGLMQAFGDANLLDEHHREVLADTINYYKEKEQAFLYGNVQVADSARKNFILGDYGYFNKTPQEILVSKKPVMVSVSGENDTIFVKADTLKSLLTYGEKGDTIHNVIAFHNVRSFGKDFQSSCDSMFVSGKDSTVTMFQDPILWSDSTQITSTTIKFFSHNKKMVKAEFINEPFIAQQVDSSNFNQLKGKNMTAYFTDNKITRLDAIGNGQTVYYMVDKDTVVAVNICESQNLSLYFANSRIRQITFRAKPESRILPIDKLDKSDAQLKGFAWKDSLRPKSRNDITLRHIRLVGEKMAVSPEVIPAAQPVIKPAAEAKKPETLRELRRERRRKEKGKLKK, from the coding sequence ATGCGGTTTAGCATTCTTCGCCTCACAGCATTCTTAGTTTTTAGTATTCTTGCATTGCCGCTCTTTTCGCAGGGCGATAATGTGCTAAGCATTGAGCATGCCGATAATGCGTTTGGAATGAAAGGTGCCAATGGAGAATCGGTGCAGAAGCTTATTGGCCATGTTCGAATACGGCATATGGGCACGCTTATGCTGTGCGACAGTGCCTACAAGTATAGCACCGGTATGCTCATTGCTTTCCACAACATTAAGATCATACGTGACGCAGTAACGCTTTATGGAGATCGTTTAACCTACGATGGCAACCAAAAGCAAGGGGTTGTTACCGGCAAGGAGGTTCGCATGGTTGACGACTCTACCGTGCTGGTGACAACAGCCATAAATTTCAACACCCAGTATAATTGGGCTCAGTACTCAACCGGGGGAACCATAACCAGCCCAGATGGAAATTTGGTGAGCCAGTACGGCTCCTACTTTAAGGATGACAAAAAAGCGGTTTTTAAGGGGAAGGTTGTAATAGTTTCGGGGGATAGGGTTATAAAAACCGACTCCATAATGTATCTTACCGACTCTAAAACGGTAGTTTTTATTGCTCCTGCAGTGGTTACCACACCGAAGGAGCAGCTCACCTTCAACCGGGGGAGATACAACAGAGTTACCGGTTTAATGCAGGCCTTTGGCGATGCCAATCTGCTGGATGAGCATCACCGTGAAGTGTTGGCCGATACCATTAACTACTATAAGGAAAAGGAGCAGGCATTTTTGTATGGTAATGTTCAAGTTGCCGATTCTGCGCGTAAAAACTTTATCCTTGGCGATTACGGGTATTTCAACAAAACTCCTCAGGAGATTCTAGTTTCCAAGAAACCGGTGATGGTGTCCGTTTCAGGCGAAAACGATACGATTTTTGTAAAAGCAGACACCCTAAAGTCGCTGCTTACCTATGGCGAAAAGGGCGACACCATTCACAATGTAATTGCCTTTCATAATGTGCGCTCCTTTGGCAAAGATTTTCAGTCGAGCTGCGACTCCATGTTCGTTTCGGGAAAGGATTCCACTGTTACCATGTTCCAAGACCCCATCCTTTGGAGCGATAGCACTCAAATAACCTCAACCACCATTAAGTTCTTTTCGCACAACAAGAAGATGGTTAAGGCCGAGTTTATCAATGAGCCCTTTATTGCCCAACAGGTGGACAGCAGCAACTTCAACCAGCTGAAGGGAAAGAATATGACGGCCTACTTTACCGATAATAAGATAACACGGCTCGATGCCATCGGGAATGGGCAAACCGTTTACTACATGGTGGATAAGGATACCGTTGTCGCTGTAAATATTTGCGAAAGCCAAAACCTGTCGCTCTATTTTGCCAATAGCAGAATACGCCAGATCACCTTTCGTGCTAAGCCCGAAAGCCGCATATTGCCCATAGACAAGCTCGATAAAAGTGATGCTCAGCTTAAGGGGTTTGCATGGAAAGATTCCCTTAGGCCCAAGTCGAGGAATGACATTACCCTGCGTCATATTCGCTTGGTGGGTGAGAAGATGGCAGTTAGCCCTGAGG